In the genome of Trichoplusia ni isolate ovarian cell line Hi5 chromosome 21 unlocalized genomic scaffold, tn1 tig00004060_group20, whole genome shotgun sequence, the window ATGTTGCGACTGTACAAATATAGGACTTgctaatattattgttacaattattaatatatacaaaatgTCACACAGTAGGTCTATAAGGACACGCTCTATATACGTGATACGTTCGCGTCTGTCTGCTCGAACGTCTTGAatgaaacaattatattttacagcTAATTCTAGTTATTACAAGTGAACGAAATGGCGGccgttaattgttttaaatcacAATGTAAGTtattctataattaaatttaaaataagacacGGGTTTTGAGTTATAAGCGGCGCAATGAGAACTCTCGTATCGGGCTTCGAGACCAAACCTGTTTTTATCgcgaattaatattaataatgaatacttGAAACGGGCGCGATTGTGAGTTGTATAGTTGTAATTAAGTGCGATTATAGCGGCACCGGCAATTACTGACAATGTCTGCGGCTTGCACCGGCGTTATGGTGGCGCGCGGCGACGCTCGCGAGCGAGCACGAGCGAGCACGAGCGGGCACGAGCGGGCACGAGCGGGCGAGCGACGGTAGCGCCACGAAGTCAAGATTTCAGATGTTTGATCGAAATATTAATCACTCGAGTGATTTGTACAGAAAGTTCTCTGAACTCTTCAGACCTCACTGTACGCAAAATGTTACTTGTCTTTTTATACGAGTTTTTGTCAGCATTATTAATTTTCTGCATCTGACTACTATACATTACTtgcacacaaacacacatacaaacgaacaataaataaaagagcACTCACATAATGGCCGAGTAACTTTTGCATTTGGCAGTAGTtcaatatatttgtattaaataagatGAATTACTGCATACCTAGATATTACTAGGTCATCTGAGATCTCGTGAAGCGGAGAACATTAGCACAGTAAATACCACTCGCTCCGGGACCTGTACAGGTTTCCCGTGGGAATCATCGTCTCATACTGATTTCCATAGGTTTTCATTAAGTTGATACAATTTTTGCATTTAGTAGATTCAAGTCAcggtataaaagaaaacatttgccGGGCGGCTTCTTTCGTGATTGATCTTTATTTAGTTTGGGATTCGTTTCCGAGTGGTcgaaaacgtttaaaataacacatttgTAAAAAACCCCGATGAAGTCGTTGTTTGTTGGACCACACGGGTTAGTTTTTAAGGGTTCCACACGTACCTacaaaaactaacaaacatGCTTGCTTAAATATCGGGGTTAGCACACGATGCCGAGTCATCGCGCCGATCAATATGCCGAGGTTAAGCAGCACCCGTTTAAAACGGATGGGGCTTTAAATTATGGGGTGGTATTCCCGAAATAATGGTATTCGttacaaaagatttttgttttgttgtttcttaTAGTAACGTCACTCAGGCGAAGCGTAAATAACAGCTATGTAGAGTCTTCTTCAGGAAGCGTTGACAGTCGCGCTggacaaatttatttgtaatcattatttggtaaaaaatatcTCTCTAGTGAGTAACCAAAGACAACTTGTTGGATTTcaatacataaaactatataGTTATAAGAATCGATGTCTATGAGACCGCTTTTACAAGAGCTGCACatgaaaaatcacaaaaaatctaaaaggcCTCCCACGAGAGTAAAATATTTGCTCGAATCCGATGACACTAGGGCGAATAGTCTGTGTACTATTGTACCTCTGTAAAAAGTTATTGTGAAAACTGTTGGGATTGACTTTTTTACTAAGGCAGAGGCGATATATTTACCACCaacaaaaactttgtttatctttttatgttAGTTATCAAAGGAGTCCTAATTTGTTGCACTGGCAACTAAGGAGGTctggtttaatattttaaaaaaaaaagaaaaaacgtttgtgtgacattttttgtttttggcgCCACTAGCTGTCAAAAATTGCGGTAATTTggaaagaaaatttgttactccgtgaatctttatattttttatttgaaaagaggtaagaaactgtttttttattatgtatttatgtttattctacAAGTTGTTTTCTATATCTTACAAGTTACTATCGTATTTAGATGTGAGAAGACTTTTTACTGGGTGGGAAAAATATTCCCGCTGCCCGCGGAGTGTTATGTACAGTTGTTGAACTAGTTCCTTCTTTTCTCAGATTTTTATGAAAGATGCCGCGctatttgaatgaaaatgataTTGGGCAGATGCTGGACATACCCGATGATGGCTCAGAAGACGGATTTGAGTCTGATGAGGCAGAAGAGTTCAATGTGAATACAATACAACGGTTACTTGAAGCACCTGATGATTCAAGTGACCTTTTACAAAATTCTCCCACTCATTTGAATACTACCCCTAACAGTTGTTCCGAGTCAGGTACATCTACAATAGCACTATGTTCACAATTAGATAACTTGCAGCCAGTAAAGCCTTTGATAGTACAGTCATCATCACCCTTAGAACAAGAATTGACTGATGAATCTGAATGTGAAGATGAGTCATGGGGGAAGGTTTTTTGGACATCCAGGCCAGATCCCGATGAATTTGATAAGGTGACAATAAAACCTCGGTATTTATTGAATAGGAGAGCACGTCCAGTAGCgcatttcaaaaagttttttagtgaTGAAGTCTTCGATTTGATTGTTACTCAGACAAACTTGTATGCGGAgcagcaaaatataaaaaattggcAGCCTGTTGACACACAGGAAATTAGTGCTTTTTTAGGCATTCTCATTATAATGGGTTATCATATTCTTCCACATATCGATTTATATTGGTCATCGGATCCCGGATTTCGTGTGAATGAAATAGCTGAAGTTATGCCAGTAAAACGCTTCAAGAAAATTTTAGAGACTTTGCATTTGAACGATAATAATCAACAACCAAGTAGAGAAGatgtaaattttgataaattgtataaaattcgtCCTCTTATATCTTTACTAAGTCAATCATTTGAAAACAATGCCTTCAATTCCTCTTCCCAAAGTATAGATGAGAGCATGATACTATTCAAAGGAAGGTCCAGTTTGAAGCAGTACATGCCGCTAAAGCCCATAAAAAGGGGCTATAAAGTGTGGTGCTGTTGTGATAGTAGCACAGGGTACTTGTATAACTATGAAATTTATACCGGTAAAACAGGACAAGGAACAGAAGAGGGTCTAGGGGCTAATGTCGTAAAGAAATTGTCAAGTAAATTAGCACAAGAAAATTTCAAGTCTCATGTTACATTCGATAattttttttgcgatttttcTCTCATGCAGTacttgtatgaaaaaaatatttatgccaCTGGAACAGTAAGAAGGAATAGAGCAATTTTacctaacataataaaaaataacacaaaaagaaacgGCAGAAACAAAAGCCTAAAGTTGAAAAAAGGTGAATTCAAGTGGAGAACTAAACAAGATGTAGCATTTATTGTGTGGCAAGatactaaagaggttttattgttGACAACTGCATTTCATCCTAAAGTGGAAGTAACAACTGTACAAAGAACGCAAAAAAATGGCACCAGGGAAGCTGTAAGTTGTCCTATGGTTGTGAAAGAATACACCAAAAGAATGGGCGGTGTCGACCGTTTTGACCAAGTGAAGGGGACGTATGCTGTCGGAAGGAGAAGTAAACGCTGGTGGTTGCGGATATTCTACTTCTTGGTGGACGCAAGTTTGACAAActctttcattttatattccCTAACGTCGAGAGTAGAAAAGCTTACCAACTTAGAATTTCGGGTGGCTGTTGCCAGAGGGTTGATTGGTGGCTATAGCAGCAGAAAAAGAAGATCAAGCTTGCCTACATATATCTGCAAGAAATCACGCATAGCATGCCCAGAGGTATAtcaaaa includes:
- the LOC113506667 gene encoding piggyBac transposable element-derived protein 3-like codes for the protein MPRYLNENDIGQMLDIPDDGSEDGFESDEAEEFNVNTIQRLLEAPDDSSDLLQNSPTHLNTTPNSCSESGTSTIALCSQLDNLQPVKPLIVQSSSPLEQELTDESECEDESWGKVFWTSRPDPDEFDKVTIKPRYLLNRRARPVAHFKKFFSDEVFDLIVTQTNLYAEQQNIKNWQPVDTQEISAFLGILIIMGYHILPHIDLYWSSDPGFRVNEIAEVMPVKRFKKILETLHLNDNNQQPSREDVNFDKLYKIRPLISLLSQSFENNAFNSSSQSIDESMILFKGRSSLKQYMPLKPIKRGYKVWCCCDSSTGYLYNYEIYTGKTGQGTEEGLGANVVKKLSMEVTTVQRTQKNGTREAVSCPMVVKEYTKRMGGVDRFDQVKGTYAVGRRSKRWWLRIFYFLVDA